The Ziziphus jujuba cultivar Dongzao chromosome 5, ASM3175591v1 genome segment AAgtcttataattttcaattgagtggtcttcatttttattttagttttaatttagactttattttcaaattttatttttcttgaatatcAACAAAACTTAAtgcaattttgttttcaaaataaatgttttattataaattcgaAATTAGTATTaacttaaaatgttaaaaaccatttaaaattttttaccataaatgttaaatatacaATGCTCAAATCTAAGTTAAGGATTTCAattgaatataaagaaaatagaggtctaaattgaaactaaaatgaaaattaaaacactcaattgaaaaaatttgaatttttttttttttttaattggaactTGGACATTACACTAAATTGAAATCGGGGGAAAGTTTGAGGCGGGAAGTATAATATCTTTTGTTACACGTATaaagtatttattattattattattattatttgtaatagcACTCATACGAAGTATTTAATGGTGATTATACATATAATTGCATTCAACGTGTAGTATAAGCTACTCGTATTagttttaagcaaaaaaaaaaaaaaagaagctactCGTATAAAGTAacggtcaaaaaaaaaaaagaaaaaaaaaaagatagacgAGACTAGACGAGTAAGAACTGGTAGTTCGGCAGCAAACATTCAACGTTCTCACGGAGGGTGAGAGTCCGTCGGAGAGACAAAAGAGAAAGATGTTGGTCGGAAACGGGATCGAAGACGAAGAGAAATGGTTGGCAGAAGGCATCGCCGGCATTCAACACCATGCCTTTTACATGCATCGCGCTCTGGTACTTGCTTTCTAATCGAATTTCCGTTTCAATCCCATCTTATTTCCATTAAAGCCTAATTCTCGatttggattttggattttCTCAGGATGCGAACAATCTCAGGGAAACTCTCAAATACTCGGCTCAGATGCTGTCCGAACTTCGTACCTCGAAGCTTTCGCCTCACAAATACTACGAACTCTGTAACCAATTACTTATACCTAATATTTGATCTTtgcgattttttatttttttttaaattttttgatcgGATTCACACCGTGATCCCAATTTGATTGGTGGAAATTTGTGTTTTGCCGATTGGTGTCTGTCTATTAGATATGCGAGCATTTGACGAGTTGAGGAAGCTGGAGATGTTTTTCAAGGAGGAAAGCAAGCATGGGGTTTCAATCGTCGATCTCTATGAACTTGTACAACACGCTGGCAACATATTACCCAGATTGTAAGTCATTTATGTGTATAATACCGTCGTCAAATttcaaagtatatatatatatatatattggcctATAGTTTTAGATTCTTGATGGCCTGATGAGTCTGTACGGTACACTTTTTCTTTGTCCATTAAATGTGAAGCCTTCGTCGTTCATTTACCAGGTATCTCCTATGCACAGTAGGATCTGTGTATATTAAATCTAAAGAAGCTCCTGCTAGAGATGTGCTTAAAGATCTTGTGGAAATGTGTCGTGGTGTTCAGCATCCAATTCGGGGGCTGTTTCTAAGAAGTTACCTTGCTCAAGTCAGCAGAGATAAGTTACCTGATCTTGGGTCCGAATATGAAGGGTAAGGTGATACTTGAATGGAAGTCTTGTTGAACAGCGttttccattataatttttataatttgctcAAGCAGCAGGAAACTGGATTTCGAGATATTAAAACTGATTTTCTAGAAGTGCATATGAATTGTCAAAGATATCGAAATGTCTTTTATCAACTGGTTTGCAAATGTGCAACAATTATCCTGCAGGGATGCTGACACTGTCGTGGATGCTGTAGATTTTGTGCTTCAGAATTTCACAGAGATGAATAAGCTTTGGGTCCGAATGCACTATCAGGTTCGTAGGACGTCTTTGAACTTTTATATGCTCTCATGTTTGGACATGCATGGCACCAGATAACTTGCATGCCATGGAGTAAAAAATGAATCATGAGGGCATGATTTTTGGCCATGCAGGTGTCATGAAATTTCTGAATCATTCATACTCTTTGGCGATCCTGAGTTGAGGCCTTCAATTGGGCTTTCTGGTCTGCAGGGACCTGGTCAGATAAGAGAGAAGCGGGAAAAGGAAAGAAGCGAGCTTCGTGATCTTGTAATATTGTAATCTGAAGCTATCAACTGATTGAAGTGTTTACTACATTTTGATGGAGAAATATACCATTCTGAATTATCTTGACTCCTGATAGGTGGGGAAAAACCTCCATGTGCTTGGTCAGATCGAGGGTGTGGACCTTGAAATGTACAAAGGCACTGTTCTTCCAAGGGTTCTAGAGCAGGTCTCACAGTATAGTTCCATCTCcagtaatatatatgtttttcacCCTTAAAAAGTTATGTTCTCGAAAAGCATTTTCTAATAATCTTCCAAATATGTGTCAAACTGCATTGTGCAGGTTGTCAACTGTAAGGATGAGCTTGCGCAATATTACTTGATGGATTGCATAATTCAGGTCTTTCCGGATGAGTATCACTTGCAGACCCTGGAAACGTTATTGGGTGCTTTCCCTCAGCTTCAGGTAGGTAACATACCTTTGCTGATTAGCATTTTCCTCCATGTTGTTTGTATTTCTCTCTCGATAGGACTTTGTTTTTGCTCAAAGCTGGTGAATGTATTGCATGCATAGTTATGCAAATATGTTCTCATTGCATAAAATGAAGTATTATATGCATGCATATCTTTATTAACTGAGATGCGTTTTTTTATCTTTCCCTCAGCTTTAGGTAGGTAATGTACCTTTTCTTAGTAGCATTTTCCTCTGCTGTTTGTATTTCTCTCACAATAGGATTTTCCTTTTGCTCAAATCTGGTGAATGTATTGCATGCATGATTATGCAACTATGTTTTCTTTGCATAAAATGAAGTATCATATGCATGCATATCTTTGTTAACTGAGATATGTCTGTTTTGATTGATTTGGGGTTGGCACTGCCATTTgcaacttctctctctctctctctctctctctctctctctcttttttttttttttttaaaacatcttttgttcatatataattttttctttttaaaaaattttagccAACAGTTGATATCAAGACAGTTTTATCTCGATTAATGGACAGACTATCAAATTATGCTGCTTCAAGCATAGAAGTAAGTATTCTAACCGTCTTTGTGGGTGACACTTTGATAAGTTCATTCTTGGCATTTCTGCATTACATTGATGGTATTCCTGTTTCAGGTATTACCTGAATTTCTTCAAGTGGAAGCTTTTGCCAAATTAAGTAATGCCATTGGAAGGGTAAGCTGGCATCCCTCCTACATTTGTGAATTTGCATTGAATTCTTTGCAACAATAGGGAAAGAATCTTTGActagtttttataaaaataaataattcatagAAGGGAAAATTGGGGCACAGGATTCTGGTAAGTTGAAGTTAATTGAACTGTGAAATGATGCAATTCTGTTAATAACCAGTCTAGCTGATTCTATCTCAGGGTGACAAATAAGATGATGTCCACTATATTAGGCTTGAACTTGTTTGGTTATTTCGTGTTTCCTCTTTCTACTTCTGTTTTTTTCCTGTGAGTGTTAGTTGATTGGCTAAATGTATATTGCAGGTGATAGAAACACAGGTGGACATGCCAATTGTTGGAGTAATAGCACTGTATGTCTCACTTCTTACATTTACTCTCCGTGTTCATCCTGAACGTCTTGACTACGTTGATCAAGTACTGGTAAGCATTATCTAACAAAAACCCGTTTTAACATTCACTGAGCAGCTATAGATTTGTTCAAGACATTGAGATTATGAATCTAGTTTAATCATTTTTGTATTAAATCTGTTTACAGGGAGCATGTGTCAAGAAGCTTTCTGGAAAACCAAAACTTGAAGACAACAGAGCAACAAAACAGGTCGTTGCACTTCTAACTGCTCCCTTGGAAAAGTACAATGATATTGTCACCGCCCTAACACTTTCTAACTATCCTCGTGTTATGGATTGCCTTGATAATGGGACAAATAAAGCCATGGCAATGGTTATTATTCAAAGCATAATGAATAACAACACTTGCATCTCCACTGCTGATAAGGTATGCTTCTTCTCTGCTTGTTCTATTTTATCAAGTTTTCCTCATAAAAATGTTGTAAACATGCTCTTGTAGGTTGAGGTGCTTTTTGAACTTATAAAGGGGCTCATTAAGGATTTGGATGGAACTTCTGTTGACGAGGTGCACATTAGAAACTCTTTCTGCATCAGATTATTGATTTAATAACCTCATTTTTaagtcttctctctctctctctctctctcacacacacacacacacatatcctAATAATAGCTTGATGAGGAGGATTTCAAAGATGAACAAAACTCTGTTGCTCGCCTGATACACATGCTTTATAATGATGATCCAGAGGAGATGCTAAAGGTAAGTAAACGAGGCTTAAAGGGCTTGCATTGTCTTTCTTTTGACTCTTTAAGTCTCACTAGACCACCCAATCTAGTAATCATATAACTTCTATGCTGCTTAATATCGAACATTTCTTTATATGCTTGTATTGGATATGTTATGGGCTAAAAGTATCTAAATCACGAGGAATACAAGTTAGATGCTTATTTAGGTATGGGAATTATACATTCTTCAGCTATGGCTGAGGTTTTAACTCTACTGTCTGCTTGTAGAATTTTGTAAATCTGTGCCAATAACCAAATCCTTTTAATAGATTGTAATGAATGGagataaaaatattaaggtGATTTCTGTTCTGGTCATTTGTTTTCCATATATGATTCTAAACAATATTTGTCTCTGAGAACATTAGAAGAGACCATTTCGCAAGTAATGTgcaggatcagatttacctatAATTTTAGCTGTGGTCCATAATCTCTAGCCCACTCctgcaataagaaatttattgtCTTAAATACTGAATGCACAATGAGCCTGGAATCCATTTGGCACTTGGTCCAACTATAAGACAAAGAGCTAAGCATATTCctgttttgattttctttctttttgggttttcaaGGTGGACATATTTCTTTTTGATGTTATAAATATCTCTTACCTCATGATTCACGTTTAACTGGCATTCAGATCATATATACTGTGAAGAAGCACATAATGAGTGGCGGGCCACAGCGCTTGCCTTTTACAGTTCCACCTCTGATATTTTCTGCACTTAGGGTATGTAtgaattctttaaatttttttttttttttaatgtattcatttttatttttataatgcaaTGTTATTGGtgaaaaattgatgaaaagaaCTAGGAACCAAGATTGGtgaaaatccaaaaaagaaCTGTGAAGAGACTGGTGTCGAGATTTGTCATCAGATTATTCATAGATCCCTTTTGATTTGTTGAATTTAAGTTGTATCAaagtaaaagaagaaagaataaaTGATAGGATTGTGTTTCTTGTATTATCCTGTATTCTTGTTAGTTCCTCCTAGTTCTATGTAGTACCTTTATGTTGTATATAGGAGTTAAAATTAGACTATTTTTTAACGATGATCCTTTCATTTGAAGAGTTGTTCAGTATGTTGGTTATGGCTTGCAGTTGGTTAGGCGACTGCAATGTCAGGATGGGGATGTAGTGGGAGAAGAAGTTCCAGCAACACCAAAGCAAATTTTTCAGCTTTTAAATCAGGTAAGAATAGATTTATCATTGTTGTTAAAGAGGTGAGTGACTGATcccttgataataataacacataGCATTCCCAAAGAAGTTTGATGTAACATTTTGTTAAAGATGGCATGTAGCTGGTATCTGAGCAATAGTTTAGAGCATTAGTCAAATAGGTGCTCTTGTTTTTATGACTAGTAAGATGTTTTatggagaaaaaataaaatcagtatttgtttgtttatgaaaataaagcatttttgttgttttagatATTTATGTATAAATGACATAAGTTACTAGCTTTACTGCTAGGGTTGTTAGCTTTACTGCTAGGGTTGTTATGTTGTTTTTTGCGCTTACTTTTTTCGGTCTTTCTTTATGCTTATTTTGATAAGTGTGTTTTAAAGaagatgttttaaaattttctttttacagtTTCGTTACCTgcaagatatacatatatatatatatgtatgtatgtatatatatatatatatatatatgcatgtgtatTTTACCATTGTTCACAGAatgatgaatatttttatttcagaCCATAGATGCTCTTTCCTCTGTTTCATCACCTGAACTGGCATTAAGGCTGTACCTGCAATGTGCTGAGGTATGTTATTGCTACGATCGTGTTTGGTATCTGGCAGTGGGactggaaaattatttttgaatcttaaatattttgttttgctgATTTATAAATATCTCTAATACCTGTAAAAGTGTCTCTTAGGCTTCTtagtttcttgttttttttgacCCTTGGTTTGTGGATGATCAGGCTGCTGGTGCTTGTGATCTTGAGCCTATTGCTTATGAGTTTTTTACTCAGGCATTTGTACTATATGAAGAGGAAATTGCGGTAATTGTCCCTGAATTGTCTCTTCTGATTAGATTTTTTTCCAGTAGACTACTTTAAAAAAGTGGCTGCTTCTGGTTTTACATTTGTAAAAGTTGTGCAGTGTTTAATATAACCTCTGTTGTAAATCTGTGATTTTAGGACTCCAAAGCCCAGGTGACGGCTATACATTTGATAATTGGGACTCTTCAGAGAATGAATGTATTTGGTGTAGAAAATAG includes the following:
- the LOC107420413 gene encoding vacuolar protein sorting-associated protein 35B isoform X1; protein product: MLVGNGIEDEEKWLAEGIAGIQHHAFYMHRALDANNLRETLKYSAQMLSELRTSKLSPHKYYELYMRAFDELRKLEMFFKEESKHGVSIVDLYELVQHAGNILPRLYLLCTVGSVYIKSKEAPARDVLKDLVEMCRGVQHPIRGLFLRSYLAQVSRDKLPDLGSEYEGDADTVVDAVDFVLQNFTEMNKLWVRMHYQGPGQIREKREKERSELRDLVGKNLHVLGQIEGVDLEMYKGTVLPRVLEQVVNCKDELAQYYLMDCIIQVFPDEYHLQTLETLLGAFPQLQPTVDIKTVLSRLMDRLSNYAASSIEVLPEFLQVEAFAKLSNAIGRVIETQVDMPIVGVIALYVSLLTFTLRVHPERLDYVDQVLGACVKKLSGKPKLEDNRATKQVVALLTAPLEKYNDIVTALTLSNYPRVMDCLDNGTNKAMAMVIIQSIMNNNTCISTADKVEVLFELIKGLIKDLDGTSVDELDEEDFKDEQNSVARLIHMLYNDDPEEMLKIIYTVKKHIMSGGPQRLPFTVPPLIFSALRYVGYGLQLVRRLQCQDGDVVGEEVPATPKQIFQLLNQTIDALSSVSSPELALRLYLQCAEAAGACDLEPIAYEFFTQAFVLYEEEIADSKAQVTAIHLIIGTLQRMNVFGVENRDTLTHKATGYSAKLLKKPDQCRAVYACSHLFWVDDQDGIKDGERVLLCLKRALRIANAAQQMIAVTRGRSGPVTLFVEILNKYLYFFEKGNPQITTDAIGGLVELITTEMQSDSTTVASDAFFSSTVRYIQFQKEKGGALGEKYASIKV
- the LOC107420413 gene encoding vacuolar protein sorting-associated protein 35B isoform X2, giving the protein MLVGNGIEDEEKWLAEGIAGIQHHAFYMHRALDANNLRETLKYSAQMLSELRTSKLSPHKYYELYMRAFDELRKLEMFFKEESKHGVSIVDLYELVQHAGNILPRLYLLCTVGSVYIKSKEAPARDVLKDLVEMCRGVQHPIRGLFLRSYLAQVSRDKLPDLGSEYEGDADTVVDAVDFVLQNFTEMNKLWVRMHYQGPGQIREKREKERSELRDLVGKNLHVLGQIEGVDLEMYKGTVLPRVLEQVVNCKDELAQYYLMDCIIQVFPDEYHLQTLETLLGAFPQLQPTVDIKTVLSRLMDRLSNYAASSIEVLPEFLQVEAFAKLSNAIGRVIETQVDMPIVGVIALYVSLLTFTLRVHPERLDYVDQVLGACVKKLSGKPKLEDNRATKQVVALLTAPLEKYNDIVTALTLSNYPRVMDCLDNGTNKAMAMVIIQSIMNNNTCISTADKVEVLFELIKGLIKDLDGTSVDELDEEDFKDEQNSVARLIHMLYNDDPEEMLKIIYTVKKHIMSGGPQRLPFTVPPLIFSALRLVRRLQCQDGDVVGEEVPATPKQIFQLLNQTIDALSSVSSPELALRLYLQCAEAAGACDLEPIAYEFFTQAFVLYEEEIADSKAQVTAIHLIIGTLQRMNVFGVENRDTLTHKATGYSAKLLKKPDQCRAVYACSHLFWVDDQDGIKDGERVLLCLKRALRIANAAQQMIAVTRGRSGPVTLFVEILNKYLYFFEKGNPQITTDAIGGLVELITTEMQSDSTTVASDAFFSSTVRYIQFQKEKGGALGEKYASIKV